A region of Homo sapiens chromosome X, GRCh38.p14 Primary Assembly DNA encodes the following proteins:
- the TAB3 gene encoding TGF-beta-activated kinase 1 and MAP3K7-binding protein 3 isoform 4 (isoform 4 is encoded by transcript variant 4), whose translation MAQSSPQLDIQVLHDLRQRFPEIPEGVVSQCMLQNNNNLEACCRALSQESSKYLYMEYHSPDDNRMNRNRLLHINLGIHSPSSYHPGDGAQLNGGRTLVHSSSDGHIDPQHAAGKQLICLVQEPHSAPAVVAATPNYNPFFMNEQNRSAATPPSQPPQQPSSMQTGMNPSAMQGPSPPPPPPSYMHIPRYSTNPITVTVSQNLPSGQTVPRALQILPQIPSNLYGSPGSIYIRQTSQSSSGRQTPQSTPWQSSPQGPVPHYSQRPLPVYPHQQNYQPSQYSPKQQQIPQSAYHSPPPSQCPSPFSSPQHQVQPSQLGHIFMPPSPSTTPPHPYQQGPPSYQKQGSHSVAYLPYTASSLSKGSMKKIEITVEPSQRPGTAINRSPSPISNQPSPRNQHSLYTATTPPSSSPSRGISSQPKPPFSVNPVYITYTQPTGPSCTPSPSPRVIPNPTTVFKITVGRATTENLLNLVDQEERSAAPEPIQPISVIPGSGGEKGSHKYQRSSSSGSDDYAYTQALLLHQRARMERLAKQLKLEKEELERLKSEVNGMEHDLMQRRLRRVSCTTAIPTPEEMTRLRSMNRQLQINVDCTLKEVDLLQSRGNFDPKAMNNFYDNIEPGPVVPPKPSKKEHRTGSTQSPRTQPRDEDYEGAPWNCDSCTFLNHPALNRCEQCEMPRYT comes from the exons ATGGCGCAAAGCAGCCCACAGCTTGATATTCAGGTTCTCCATGATCTTCGACAACGTTTCCCTGAAATTCCAGAGGGCGTGGTGTCTCAGTGCATGTTACAG AATAACAACAATCTTGAAGCCTGTTGCCGAGCCCTTTCCCAGGAGAGTAGCAAATACTTATATATGGAATACCATAGTCCAGATGACAATAGGATGAATAGAAATCGCCTTTTACATATTAACCTGGGTATCCATTCTCCTAGTAGCTATCacccaggagatggagcccaACTTAATGGTGGTCGAACACTGGTACATAGCTCAAGTGATGGACATATTGATCCTCAGCATGCAGCAGGTAAACAGCTGATATGTTTAGTTCAAGAACCACACTCAGCTCCAGCTGTTGTTGCTGCTACTCCCAACTACAATCCATTTTTTATGAACGAACAGAACAGAAGTGCAGCTACTCCTCCTTCACAACCACCTCAACAGCCATCTTCCATGCAAACAGGAATGAATCCGTCTGCTATGCAAGGGCCTTCACCACCACCGCCACCTCCTTCATACATGCACATACCTCGGTATAGTACAAATCCAATTACTGTTACAGTATCCCAGAACCTCCCTTCTGGACAGACTGTACCAAGAGCTTTACAAATTCTTCCACAAATTCCAAGCAATCTCTATGGGTCTCCTGGTTCTATTTATATTAGACAGACATCTCAGAGTTCATCAGGAAGACAAACTCCTCAGAGTACGCCGTGGCAGTCCTCACCACAGGGCCCAGTGCCTCACTATAGCCAGCGTCCTTTACCTGTTTATCCACACCAACAGAACTATCAGCCTTCTCAGTATTCTCCCAAACAGCAGCAGATCCCTCAGTCTGCTTACCATTCACCACCTCCTTCTCAATGTCCTTCACCCTTCAGCTCTCCACAGCATCAAGTGCAACCTTCCCAGTTGGGCCACATCTTTATGCCACCTAGTCCTTCAACTACTCCACCCCATCCATATCAACAAGGACCTCCTAGCTATCAGAAACAGGGAAGCCATTCAGTAGCCTATCTTCCATACACAGCATCTAGTTTATCCAAAGGTTCCATGAAGAAGATAGAAATTACAGTTGAACCTTCTCAAAGACCTGGGACAGCAATTAATAGGAGTCCTTCACCCATCAGTAATCAACCATCTCCACGGAATCAACACTCACTGTACACAGCCACCACGCCACCTTCAAGTTCTCCTTCAAGAGGGATATCTAGTCAACCAAAACCTCCATTTAGTGTTAATCCtgtgtatattacatatacacaGCCAACTGGACCTTCTTGTACTCCATCACCATCTCCTCGAGTGATACCAAACCCaactacagtttttaaaattaccgTAGGCCGAGCAACGactgaaaatcttttaaatttagtgGACCAAGAAGAGCGCTCTGCAGCACCAGAACCTATTCAGCCCATTTCAGTGATACCAGGCTCTgggggagaaaagggaagccaTAAATATCAGAGAAGTTCTAGTTCTGGATCAGATGACTATGCCTACACACAAG CCTTGCTGTTACATCAACGAGCAAGGATGGAGAGGTTAGCAAAGCAACTGAAACTTGAGAAAGAGGAGCTAGAGCGGTTGAAGTCTGAAGTTAATGGTATGGAGCATGACCTGATGCAGAGACGGCTCAGAAGAGTCAGCTGCACCACTGCGATCCCTACG CCTGAGGAAATGACAAGATTGAGAAGCATGAACAGACAACTCCAGATAAATGTTGACTGTACACTGAAAGAAGTTGACCTCCTTCAATCTAGAG GAAACTTTGATCCAAAAGCCATGAATAATTTTTATGACAACATAGAACCTGGCCCAGTTGTACCACCCAAGCCATCTAAAAAAG
- the TAB3 gene encoding TGF-beta-activated kinase 1 and MAP3K7-binding protein 3 isoform X4 has product MAQSSPQLDIQVLHDLRQRFPEIPEGVVSQCMLQNNNNLEACCRALSQESSKYLYMEYHSPDDNRMNRNRLLHINLGIHSPSSYHPGDGAQLNGGRTLVHSSSDGHIDPQHAAGKQLICLVQEPHSAPAVVAATPNYNPFFMNEQNRSAATPPSQPPQQPSSMQTGMNPSAMQGPSPPPPPPSYMHIPRYSTNPITVTVSQNLPSGQTVPRALQILPQIPSNLYGSPGSIYIRQTSQSSSGRQTPQSTPWQSSPQGPVPHYSQRPLPVYPHQQNYQPSQYSPKQQQIPQSAYHSPPPSQCPSPFSSPQHQVQPSQLGHIFMPPSPSTTPPHPYQQGPPSYQKQGSHSVAYLPYTASSLSKGSMKKIEITVEPSQRPGTAINRSPSPISNQPSPRNQHSLYTATTPPSSSPSRGISSQPKPPFSVNPVYITYTQPTGPSCTPSPSPRVIPNPTTVFKITVGRATTENLLNLVDQEERSAAPEPIQPISVIPGSGGEKGSHKYQRSSSSGSDDYAYTQALLLHQRARMERLAKQLKLEKEELERLKSEVNGMEHDLMQRRLRRVSCTTAIPTPEEMTRLRSMNRQLQINVDCTLKEVDLLQSREVYYSRSSLKLSFTQLTRLEMVFIFCGKYTD; this is encoded by the exons ATGGCGCAAAGCAGCCCACAGCTTGATATTCAGGTTCTCCATGATCTTCGACAACGTTTCCCTGAAATTCCAGAGGGCGTGGTGTCTCAGTGCATGTTACAG AATAACAACAATCTTGAAGCCTGTTGCCGAGCCCTTTCCCAGGAGAGTAGCAAATACTTATATATGGAATACCATAGTCCAGATGACAATAGGATGAATAGAAATCGCCTTTTACATATTAACCTGGGTATCCATTCTCCTAGTAGCTATCacccaggagatggagcccaACTTAATGGTGGTCGAACACTGGTACATAGCTCAAGTGATGGACATATTGATCCTCAGCATGCAGCAGGTAAACAGCTGATATGTTTAGTTCAAGAACCACACTCAGCTCCAGCTGTTGTTGCTGCTACTCCCAACTACAATCCATTTTTTATGAACGAACAGAACAGAAGTGCAGCTACTCCTCCTTCACAACCACCTCAACAGCCATCTTCCATGCAAACAGGAATGAATCCGTCTGCTATGCAAGGGCCTTCACCACCACCGCCACCTCCTTCATACATGCACATACCTCGGTATAGTACAAATCCAATTACTGTTACAGTATCCCAGAACCTCCCTTCTGGACAGACTGTACCAAGAGCTTTACAAATTCTTCCACAAATTCCAAGCAATCTCTATGGGTCTCCTGGTTCTATTTATATTAGACAGACATCTCAGAGTTCATCAGGAAGACAAACTCCTCAGAGTACGCCGTGGCAGTCCTCACCACAGGGCCCAGTGCCTCACTATAGCCAGCGTCCTTTACCTGTTTATCCACACCAACAGAACTATCAGCCTTCTCAGTATTCTCCCAAACAGCAGCAGATCCCTCAGTCTGCTTACCATTCACCACCTCCTTCTCAATGTCCTTCACCCTTCAGCTCTCCACAGCATCAAGTGCAACCTTCCCAGTTGGGCCACATCTTTATGCCACCTAGTCCTTCAACTACTCCACCCCATCCATATCAACAAGGACCTCCTAGCTATCAGAAACAGGGAAGCCATTCAGTAGCCTATCTTCCATACACAGCATCTAGTTTATCCAAAGGTTCCATGAAGAAGATAGAAATTACAGTTGAACCTTCTCAAAGACCTGGGACAGCAATTAATAGGAGTCCTTCACCCATCAGTAATCAACCATCTCCACGGAATCAACACTCACTGTACACAGCCACCACGCCACCTTCAAGTTCTCCTTCAAGAGGGATATCTAGTCAACCAAAACCTCCATTTAGTGTTAATCCtgtgtatattacatatacacaGCCAACTGGACCTTCTTGTACTCCATCACCATCTCCTCGAGTGATACCAAACCCaactacagtttttaaaattaccgTAGGCCGAGCAACGactgaaaatcttttaaatttagtgGACCAAGAAGAGCGCTCTGCAGCACCAGAACCTATTCAGCCCATTTCAGTGATACCAGGCTCTgggggagaaaagggaagccaTAAATATCAGAGAAGTTCTAGTTCTGGATCAGATGACTATGCCTACACACAAG CCTTGCTGTTACATCAACGAGCAAGGATGGAGAGGTTAGCAAAGCAACTGAAACTTGAGAAAGAGGAGCTAGAGCGGTTGAAGTCTGAAGTTAATGGTATGGAGCATGACCTGATGCAGAGACGGCTCAGAAGAGTCAGCTGCACCACTGCGATCCCTACG CCTGAGGAAATGACAAGATTGAGAAGCATGAACAGACAACTCCAGATAAATGTTGACTGTACACTGAAAGAAGTTGACCTCCTTCAATCTAGAG AAGTATACTACAGCAGAAGCTCTCttaaactttcatttacccaACTCACCAGATTAGAGATGGTCTTCATTTTCTGTGGAAAATATACTGACTGA
- the TAB3 gene encoding TGF-beta-activated kinase 1 and MAP3K7-binding protein 3 isoform X5 produces the protein MAQSSPQLDIQVLHDLRQRFPEIPEGVVSQCMLQNNNNLEACCRALSQESSKYLYMEYHSPDDNRMNRNRLLHINLGIHSPSSYHPGDGAQLNGGRTLVHSSSDGHIDPQHAAGKQLICLVQEPHSAPAVVAATPNYNPFFMNEQNRSAATPPSQPPQQPSSMQTGMNPSAMQGPSPPPPPPSYMHIPRYSTNPITVTVSQNLPSGQTVPRALQILPQIPSNLYGSPGSIYIRQTSQSSSGRQTPQSTPWQSSPQGPVPHYSQRPLPVYPHQQNYQPSQYSPKQQQIPQSAYHSPPPSQCPSPFSSPQHQVQPSQLGHIFMPPSPSTTPPHPYQQGPPSYQKQGSHSVAYLPYTASSLSKGSMKKIEITVEPSQRPGTAINRSPSPISNQPSPRNQHSLYTATTPPSSSPSRGISSQPKPPFSVNPVYITYTQPTGPSCTPSPSPRVIPNPTTVFKITVGRATTENLLNLVDQEERSAAPEPIQPISVIPGSGGEKGSHKYQRSSSSGSDDYAYTQALLLHQRARMERLAKQLKLEKEELERLKSEVNGMEHDLMQRRLRRVSCTTAIPTPEEMTRLRSMNRQLQINVDCTLKEVDLLQSRVFWIFLQKYTTAEALLNFHLPNSPD, from the exons ATGGCGCAAAGCAGCCCACAGCTTGATATTCAGGTTCTCCATGATCTTCGACAACGTTTCCCTGAAATTCCAGAGGGCGTGGTGTCTCAGTGCATGTTACAG AATAACAACAATCTTGAAGCCTGTTGCCGAGCCCTTTCCCAGGAGAGTAGCAAATACTTATATATGGAATACCATAGTCCAGATGACAATAGGATGAATAGAAATCGCCTTTTACATATTAACCTGGGTATCCATTCTCCTAGTAGCTATCacccaggagatggagcccaACTTAATGGTGGTCGAACACTGGTACATAGCTCAAGTGATGGACATATTGATCCTCAGCATGCAGCAGGTAAACAGCTGATATGTTTAGTTCAAGAACCACACTCAGCTCCAGCTGTTGTTGCTGCTACTCCCAACTACAATCCATTTTTTATGAACGAACAGAACAGAAGTGCAGCTACTCCTCCTTCACAACCACCTCAACAGCCATCTTCCATGCAAACAGGAATGAATCCGTCTGCTATGCAAGGGCCTTCACCACCACCGCCACCTCCTTCATACATGCACATACCTCGGTATAGTACAAATCCAATTACTGTTACAGTATCCCAGAACCTCCCTTCTGGACAGACTGTACCAAGAGCTTTACAAATTCTTCCACAAATTCCAAGCAATCTCTATGGGTCTCCTGGTTCTATTTATATTAGACAGACATCTCAGAGTTCATCAGGAAGACAAACTCCTCAGAGTACGCCGTGGCAGTCCTCACCACAGGGCCCAGTGCCTCACTATAGCCAGCGTCCTTTACCTGTTTATCCACACCAACAGAACTATCAGCCTTCTCAGTATTCTCCCAAACAGCAGCAGATCCCTCAGTCTGCTTACCATTCACCACCTCCTTCTCAATGTCCTTCACCCTTCAGCTCTCCACAGCATCAAGTGCAACCTTCCCAGTTGGGCCACATCTTTATGCCACCTAGTCCTTCAACTACTCCACCCCATCCATATCAACAAGGACCTCCTAGCTATCAGAAACAGGGAAGCCATTCAGTAGCCTATCTTCCATACACAGCATCTAGTTTATCCAAAGGTTCCATGAAGAAGATAGAAATTACAGTTGAACCTTCTCAAAGACCTGGGACAGCAATTAATAGGAGTCCTTCACCCATCAGTAATCAACCATCTCCACGGAATCAACACTCACTGTACACAGCCACCACGCCACCTTCAAGTTCTCCTTCAAGAGGGATATCTAGTCAACCAAAACCTCCATTTAGTGTTAATCCtgtgtatattacatatacacaGCCAACTGGACCTTCTTGTACTCCATCACCATCTCCTCGAGTGATACCAAACCCaactacagtttttaaaattaccgTAGGCCGAGCAACGactgaaaatcttttaaatttagtgGACCAAGAAGAGCGCTCTGCAGCACCAGAACCTATTCAGCCCATTTCAGTGATACCAGGCTCTgggggagaaaagggaagccaTAAATATCAGAGAAGTTCTAGTTCTGGATCAGATGACTATGCCTACACACAAG CCTTGCTGTTACATCAACGAGCAAGGATGGAGAGGTTAGCAAAGCAACTGAAACTTGAGAAAGAGGAGCTAGAGCGGTTGAAGTCTGAAGTTAATGGTATGGAGCATGACCTGATGCAGAGACGGCTCAGAAGAGTCAGCTGCACCACTGCGATCCCTACG CCTGAGGAAATGACAAGATTGAGAAGCATGAACAGACAACTCCAGATAAATGTTGACTGTACACTGAAAGAAGTTGACCTCCTTCAATCTAGAG ttttttggatttttttacaGAAGTATACTACAGCAGAAGCTCTCttaaactttcatttacccaACTCACCAGATTAG